In the genome of Streptomyces collinus, one region contains:
- a CDS encoding ABC transporter ATP-binding protein, producing MSTSSETVSNTPSGAAPDASSGTGPKASSEAGAPAAPVRGTRLTLAGASLGRPGTTALDQVDLDIAPGEILTVVGPSGCGKSTLLRTLAGLLSPLAGEIAQDGHPLTGPSADRALVFQEDALLPWRTLRANVELPLAIRGMPGAERRRQAQTWLERVGLGSQARQLPHRVSGGQRQRVQLARALAGRPRAVLMDEPFGALDAQTRAGMQDLLVEVLQGTGATVVFVTHDVDEALFLGDRVALLGAGGLVAVRDIPRPRERGAYEAPARVALRRDVLTSLGT from the coding sequence ATGAGCACCTCGTCTGAGACCGTCTCGAACACCCCGTCCGGGGCTGCCCCGGATGCCTCGTCCGGCACCGGCCCGAAAGCCTCGTCCGAGGCCGGCGCCCCCGCCGCCCCCGTGCGCGGCACCCGGCTCACCCTCGCCGGTGCCTCCCTCGGCCGCCCCGGCACGACCGCCCTGGACCAGGTCGACCTGGACATCGCCCCCGGCGAGATCCTCACCGTCGTTGGCCCCTCCGGCTGCGGCAAGTCGACCCTGCTGCGCACCCTGGCCGGCCTGCTGTCGCCGCTCGCCGGTGAGATCGCCCAGGACGGGCACCCGCTGACCGGCCCCTCTGCCGACCGCGCCCTGGTCTTCCAGGAGGACGCCCTGCTCCCCTGGCGCACCCTGCGCGCCAACGTCGAACTCCCCCTCGCCATCCGCGGCATGCCCGGCGCCGAGCGCCGGAGGCAGGCCCAGACCTGGCTGGAGCGGGTCGGACTCGGCTCGCAGGCGCGGCAGTTGCCGCACAGGGTCTCCGGCGGGCAGCGCCAGCGCGTCCAGCTGGCCCGCGCCCTGGCCGGACGCCCGCGGGCCGTCCTGATGGACGAGCCGTTCGGTGCCCTCGACGCGCAGACCCGCGCGGGGATGCAGGACCTGCTGGTGGAGGTGCTCCAGGGCACGGGCGCCACCGTCGTCTTCGTCACCCACGACGTGGACGAGGCGCTGTTCCTCGGCGACCGCGTGGCCCTGCTCGGCGCGGGCGGCCTCGTCGCCGTCCGGGACATCCCCCGCCCGCGCGAGCGCGGCGCATACGAAGCCCCGGCGCGCGTGGCCCTGCGGCGCGACGTCCTCACCTCGCTCGGTACGTGA
- a CDS encoding Uma2 family endonuclease, whose amino-acid sequence MSVAPKASTPSWPTPPEGGWTADDLDRLPNLPPHTELIDGSLVFVSPQTLFHSRAVDFFNWQLQSLAPSEFEVIREFTIDIDRQNRPEPDVIVVRGDVVEDPQQTRYPADSVLLAIEVVSADSVSRDRETKPLKYARAGIPHYWRVENEKGQAAVHAFELEPTTGAYTSTGIFRERMKVSGPFPVDLDLTGIKARRTSDGE is encoded by the coding sequence ATGAGCGTCGCACCGAAGGCGTCCACGCCCAGCTGGCCGACCCCGCCGGAAGGCGGCTGGACCGCCGACGACCTGGACCGCCTCCCGAATCTCCCTCCGCACACGGAGCTGATCGACGGGAGCCTCGTCTTCGTGAGTCCGCAGACTCTTTTTCACTCACGCGCTGTCGACTTCTTCAATTGGCAGCTGCAGTCGCTGGCCCCCTCGGAATTCGAGGTCATTCGCGAGTTCACCATCGACATCGACCGTCAGAACCGGCCTGAGCCGGATGTGATCGTGGTGCGCGGCGACGTGGTGGAGGACCCGCAGCAGACCCGTTATCCAGCGGATTCCGTCCTGCTCGCCATCGAGGTCGTCTCAGCAGACTCCGTGTCCCGGGACCGCGAGACCAAGCCGCTGAAGTACGCCCGGGCCGGTATCCCGCACTACTGGCGTGTAGAGAACGAGAAGGGCCAGGCCGCAGTGCACGCCTTCGAGCTGGAGCCCACCACCGGCGCGTACACCAGCACCGGGATCTTCCGTGAGCGGATGAAGGTCAGCGGCCCGTTCCCCGTGGACCTGGATCTCACCGGCATCAAAGCGCGCCGCACGAGCGACGGCGAGTAA
- a CDS encoding ABC transporter substrate-binding protein, producing MQRTAVAISAVVLLLPLSACGGDAEAGSGSTVTVTVGYQSRTINTVTAGTLLRSLGSFEKQLNSLHDGVRYKVDWQDYATGAPITAQMTAGKIDIGSMGDFPLLINAARGKQLNSPTRLVSVTGYNLRGGLNTIVTAPGSKLTSLKDLKGKKVSTSVGSAADGTLVRALQRAGIDPNGGIEKLNQQPSVGASALTAGSTDALSQFVAWPGLLAFQGKAKAIYDGARLNLPTFHGVTAREDFAEERPAVLEAFLKAQAEATDYLNDHPVDAAEKVAKATGLPAEVVYLYNGAHGIATFDPAIKPQLVSALKQDVSVLKSAKLTGDVDVDSFVDDRYVKKALGPAAYARHLATKPAPAASEAWPKGASKTITFNSPSKLLRYVAGHRDDLRAAYVPDTTTGTLWFADEAVWVADGDQLLPFVAPDTAQAYIAGHGGARVVPYVDALERAS from the coding sequence ATGCAACGCACAGCAGTCGCGATCTCCGCCGTCGTCCTCCTGCTCCCGCTCAGCGCATGCGGCGGTGACGCCGAGGCCGGCAGCGGCTCCACGGTCACCGTCACCGTCGGCTACCAGTCCAGGACGATCAACACCGTCACGGCGGGCACCCTGCTCCGCTCCCTCGGCTCCTTCGAGAAGCAGCTCAACTCCCTGCACGACGGCGTCCGCTACAAGGTGGACTGGCAGGACTACGCCACCGGAGCCCCCATCACCGCCCAGATGACCGCCGGGAAGATCGACATCGGCTCGATGGGCGACTTCCCCCTCCTCATCAACGCGGCCCGCGGCAAGCAGCTGAACAGCCCCACCCGCCTGGTCTCGGTCACCGGCTACAACCTCCGCGGCGGCCTCAACACCATCGTCACCGCGCCCGGCTCCAAGCTGACCTCCCTGAAGGACCTGAAGGGCAAGAAGGTCTCCACGAGCGTCGGCTCGGCCGCCGACGGCACTCTCGTACGGGCTCTCCAGCGCGCCGGCATCGACCCGAACGGCGGCATCGAGAAGCTCAACCAGCAGCCCTCCGTCGGCGCCTCCGCCCTCACGGCGGGCAGCACGGACGCGCTCTCCCAGTTCGTCGCCTGGCCCGGCCTGCTCGCCTTCCAGGGCAAGGCGAAGGCGATCTACGACGGCGCCCGGCTGAACCTGCCCACCTTCCACGGCGTCACCGCCCGCGAGGACTTCGCCGAGGAGCGCCCGGCCGTACTGGAGGCGTTCCTGAAGGCCCAGGCGGAGGCGACCGACTACCTGAACGACCACCCGGTGGACGCCGCCGAGAAGGTCGCGAAGGCGACGGGCCTGCCCGCCGAGGTCGTCTACCTCTACAACGGCGCTCACGGCATCGCCACCTTCGACCCGGCCATCAAGCCCCAGCTCGTCTCCGCGCTGAAGCAGGACGTGTCGGTCCTCAAGTCGGCGAAGCTCACCGGCGACGTGGACGTCGACTCCTTCGTCGACGACCGGTACGTGAAGAAGGCCCTCGGACCGGCGGCGTACGCCAGGCACCTCGCCACGAAGCCCGCACCGGCCGCGAGCGAGGCCTGGCCCAAGGGCGCTTCGAAGACGATCACGTTCAACTCCCCCTCCAAGCTGCTGCGTTACGTCGCCGGGCACCGCGACGACCTGCGCGCCGCCTACGTCCCCGACACCACCACCGGCACCCTCTGGTTCGCCGACGAGGCCGTGTGGGTGGCCGACGGCGACCAGCTGCTGCCCTTCGTCGCCCCCGACACCGCGCAGGCGTACATCGCCGGGCACGGCGGAGCGCGGGTCGTCCCGTACGTTGACGCCCTGGAGCGGGCGTCGTGA
- a CDS encoding 4Fe-4S dicluster domain-containing protein → MPLAPQRADVPVTIDESKCIDGCTLCVDMCPLDSLAIDERNGKAYMHVDECWYCGPCAARCPTGAVTVNMPYLLR, encoded by the coding sequence ATGCCCTTGGCGCCCCAGCGGGCCGACGTGCCCGTGACCATCGACGAGTCGAAGTGCATCGACGGCTGCACGCTCTGCGTGGACATGTGCCCGCTGGACTCCCTCGCCATCGACGAGCGCAACGGCAAGGCCTACATGCATGTCGACGAGTGCTGGTACTGCGGCCCGTGCGCTGCCCGCTGCCCCACCGGAGCCGTCACGGTCAACATGCCCTATCTGCTCCGGTGA
- a CDS encoding fumarate reductase/succinate dehydrogenase flavoprotein subunit, with product MTTSVNPPADTPLAVPPLADAEELTCDVLVIGGGTAGTMAALTAAEHGADVLLLEKAHVRHSGALAMGMDGVNNAVIPGRAEPDDYVAEITRANDGIVDQSTVRQTATRGFGMVQRLESYGVKFEKDEHGDYAVRQVHRSGSYVLPMPEGKDVKKVLYRQLRRREMRERIRIENRVMPVRVLTADGRAVGAAGFNTRTGQFVQVRAGAVILATGACGRLGLPASGYLYGTYENPTNAGDGYAMAYHAGAELTGIECFQINPLIKDYNGPACAYVANPFGGYQVNRHGERFVDSDYWSGQMMAEFAAEVASDRGPVYLKLSHLPEESVSALETILHSTERPTRGTFHSGRGHDYRTHDIEMHISEIGLCGGHSASGVRVDDHARTTVPRLYAAGDLACVPHNYMIGAFVFGDLAGADASQYSAYEGELPGDQLRAAHELIYRPLRNPDGPPQPQVEYKLRRFVNDYVAPPKSGARLSLALESFERMHTDIAGMGARTAHELMRCAEVTFIRDCAEMAARSSLARTESRWGLYHDRVDHPRRDDASWFHHLDLHKSPSGAMEFTARPVAPYLVPVDGFDPVGGPSRALGEVHAEDVATAGSRDVAPVAAPAGAAEPERAGPNPTTTSPVPQVATTALTGEQSSARLLELVALAEEEPELEALQPYLTDPEATVRREAVGVLTETLPPGTGTALATALRDAHAEVRAAAAASLRELVETLPAEPDLRDGLAAALAEPDPVVRAAALDVLRALRLGDTGLFAGSLADSDIAVRIEAVRALVSVDAAGELARAAVGDPSREVRVAIAKGLATVSAERPARDIPAAADPAADAIEAALTGLLDDPDALVRAAAYGALGTTGCPGPLTARAVAALAEAAWQVRAGAATALSVADPDVAVPALAKALADSNADVRKAAVLALTRHRATEEARAALATATTDSDADVRAYAGRAL from the coding sequence GTGACCACCTCCGTGAACCCCCCTGCGGACACCCCCCTGGCCGTCCCGCCTCTCGCCGACGCCGAGGAACTGACCTGCGACGTCCTCGTCATCGGCGGCGGCACCGCCGGCACCATGGCCGCCCTGACCGCCGCCGAGCACGGCGCGGACGTGCTCCTCCTGGAGAAGGCGCACGTCCGTCACTCCGGCGCGCTCGCCATGGGCATGGACGGCGTCAACAACGCGGTCATCCCGGGCCGGGCCGAACCCGACGACTACGTCGCCGAGATCACCCGCGCCAACGACGGCATCGTCGACCAGTCCACCGTCCGCCAGACCGCCACCCGCGGCTTCGGCATGGTGCAGCGGCTGGAGTCCTACGGCGTGAAGTTCGAGAAGGACGAGCACGGCGACTACGCGGTCCGCCAGGTACACCGCTCCGGCTCGTACGTCCTTCCGATGCCGGAGGGCAAGGACGTCAAGAAGGTCCTCTACCGGCAACTGCGGCGGCGCGAGATGCGGGAGAGGATCCGCATCGAGAACCGCGTGATGCCGGTGCGGGTCCTCACGGCGGACGGGCGGGCTGTCGGAGCGGCGGGCTTCAACACCCGCACCGGGCAGTTCGTCCAGGTCCGCGCGGGCGCGGTGATCCTCGCGACCGGAGCCTGCGGCCGTCTCGGCCTGCCCGCCTCCGGCTACCTCTACGGCACCTACGAGAACCCCACCAACGCGGGCGACGGCTACGCCATGGCCTACCACGCGGGCGCCGAACTCACCGGCATCGAGTGCTTCCAGATCAACCCGCTGATCAAGGACTACAACGGCCCGGCCTGCGCCTACGTCGCCAACCCCTTCGGCGGCTACCAGGTCAACCGGCACGGCGAACGCTTCGTCGACTCCGACTACTGGTCGGGCCAGATGATGGCCGAATTCGCGGCGGAGGTCGCCTCCGACCGGGGCCCCGTCTACCTGAAGCTGAGCCATCTCCCCGAGGAGTCGGTATCGGCCCTGGAGACGATCCTGCACTCCACCGAGCGCCCCACCCGCGGCACCTTCCACTCCGGTCGCGGCCACGACTACCGCACCCACGACATCGAGATGCACATCTCCGAGATCGGCCTGTGCGGCGGCCACTCCGCCTCCGGCGTCCGCGTGGACGACCACGCCCGCACGACCGTGCCCCGGCTCTACGCGGCCGGCGACCTGGCCTGCGTGCCGCACAACTACATGATCGGCGCGTTCGTCTTCGGCGACCTCGCGGGCGCGGACGCCTCCCAGTACTCGGCGTACGAAGGGGAGTTGCCGGGTGACCAGCTGCGCGCGGCGCACGAGCTGATCTACCGCCCGCTGCGCAACCCCGACGGCCCGCCGCAGCCCCAGGTCGAGTACAAGCTGCGCCGCTTCGTGAACGACTACGTGGCCCCGCCCAAGTCCGGCGCCCGGCTGTCGCTGGCCCTGGAGTCCTTCGAGCGGATGCACACCGACATCGCCGGGATGGGCGCCCGCACCGCGCACGAGCTGATGCGCTGCGCCGAGGTCACCTTCATCCGCGACTGCGCGGAGATGGCCGCGCGCTCCTCCCTGGCCCGGACGGAGTCCCGCTGGGGTCTCTACCACGACCGCGTCGACCACCCCCGGCGCGACGACGCCTCCTGGTTCCACCATCTCGATCTGCACAAGTCCCCCTCTGGTGCGATGGAGTTCACGGCCCGGCCCGTGGCTCCCTATCTCGTTCCGGTCGACGGCTTCGACCCCGTCGGCGGTCCGTCCCGTGCTCTCGGCGAGGTCCACGCCGAGGACGTGGCGACGGCGGGCTCGCGGGACGTGGCGCCGGTCGCGGCCCCGGCAGGGGCGGCAGAGCCGGAGCGGGCCGGACCGAACCCGACGACCACGTCGCCTGTACCGCAGGTCGCGACCACCGCGCTTACCGGCGAGCAGTCCTCCGCCCGTCTCCTCGAACTCGTCGCCCTCGCCGAGGAGGAGCCCGAACTCGAAGCCCTTCAGCCGTACTTGACCGACCCCGAGGCCACCGTCCGCCGCGAGGCCGTCGGCGTGCTCACCGAGACGCTGCCGCCGGGAACGGGCACCGCCCTGGCCACCGCCTTGCGCGACGCCCACGCCGAGGTGCGTGCCGCCGCTGCCGCGTCACTCCGTGAGCTCGTCGAGACGCTCCCGGCCGAACCGGATCTGCGGGACGGCCTCGCCGCCGCCCTGGCCGAGCCGGACCCGGTGGTCCGCGCCGCGGCCCTGGACGTCCTGCGCGCCCTGCGCCTGGGCGACACCGGCCTGTTCGCGGGCTCCCTGGCCGACTCCGACATCGCCGTCCGCATCGAGGCCGTCCGCGCCCTGGTGTCCGTCGACGCCGCCGGCGAACTGGCCCGGGCGGCGGTCGGCGACCCGTCCCGCGAGGTCCGCGTGGCGATCGCCAAGGGCCTTGCCACAGTGAGTGCCGAGCGGCCGGCCCGTGACATCCCGGCCGCCGCCGATCCCGCTGCCGACGCCATCGAGGCGGCCCTCACCGGCCTCCTCGACGACCCCGACGCCCTGGTGCGGGCAGCGGCCTACGGAGCGCTGGGCACGACCGGCTGCCCGGGGCCTCTCACCGCACGCGCGGTGGCGGCCCTGGCCGAAGCGGCCTGGCAGGTCCGGGCCGGAGCCGCCACGGCCCTGTCCGTCGCCGACCCCGACGTGGCCGTGCCGGCCCTCGCCAAGGCTCTGGCGGACTCCAACGCGGACGTCCGCAAGGCCGCCGTCCTGGCACTGACCCGGCACCGCGCCACCGAGGAGGCCCGGGCGGCCCTCGCCACGGCGACGACGGACTCCGACGCGGATGTCAGGGCGTATGCGGGACGGGCGTTGTGA
- a CDS encoding M56 family metallopeptidase has translation MTVCLLLLSVVAVTAAVPVPRALTRAAWPEREPVVALWVWQCLVATVLLCCVTALSLGAAAVFGTVRAQLFAPAPPAVTAAYDLSTAPPWAAALTLLLACGAAWTTAMLARELVEARRRRAQARAHLRERAPDLPAGLPAARGPLLVLEDEYPDAWWMPGSPPQLIVTTGALHRLTGHQIDAVLTHERGHARARHDWLLHLSTALATGFPRIPLFAHFCDQTHRLVELAADDMASRRCGHLTTALALIELNQHRGVLSCASSHRLLGERVDRLLEPPPRLGRRHRALTTTTAALVPLLPLLIAFAPGLTALS, from the coding sequence ATGACCGTCTGCCTGCTCCTGCTGAGCGTCGTCGCCGTGACGGCCGCCGTCCCCGTTCCCCGTGCGCTGACGCGGGCCGCCTGGCCCGAGCGGGAACCGGTGGTCGCGCTGTGGGTCTGGCAGTGCCTGGTGGCCACGGTTCTGCTGTGCTGCGTGACGGCACTCTCCCTGGGCGCCGCGGCCGTCTTCGGTACCGTCCGCGCCCAGCTCTTCGCCCCGGCACCCCCCGCGGTGACCGCGGCGTACGACCTGTCCACCGCCCCGCCCTGGGCCGCCGCCCTCACCCTGCTGCTGGCCTGCGGTGCCGCCTGGACGACGGCGATGCTCGCACGGGAGCTCGTCGAGGCCCGCCGGCGCCGCGCCCAGGCCCGCGCCCACCTGCGCGAGCGCGCCCCCGACCTGCCGGCCGGCCTGCCCGCGGCCCGGGGACCGCTGCTGGTCCTGGAGGACGAGTACCCCGACGCCTGGTGGATGCCGGGCAGCCCGCCCCAGCTGATCGTCACCACGGGCGCCCTGCACCGCCTCACCGGCCACCAGATCGACGCCGTCCTCACCCACGAGCGGGGCCACGCCCGGGCCCGCCACGACTGGCTGCTGCACCTGTCCACGGCCCTGGCCACCGGCTTCCCGCGCATCCCGCTGTTCGCCCACTTCTGCGACCAGACCCACCGCCTGGTCGAACTGGCCGCCGACGACATGGCCTCCCGCCGCTGCGGCCACCTGACCACGGCCCTGGCCCTGATCGAGCTCAACCAGCACCGCGGCGTCCTGTCCTGCGCCTCCAGCCACCGCCTGCTGGGCGAACGGGTCGACCGGCTCCTGGAGCCGCCGCCCCGGCTCGGCCGCCGGCACCGGGCCCTGACCACCACGACGGCGGCACTCGTACCGCTGCTGCCCCTGCTGATCGCGTTCGCTCCGGGACTGACGGCGCTTTCGTAG
- the recQ gene encoding DNA helicase RecQ: MTELDAVTGTGATGTGMTGTGAGTGAGRGPAGPLGADASEALAALHRVFGYDAFRGEQEAVIEHVVAGGDAVVLMPTGGGKSLCYQIPSLVRPGTGVVVSPLIALMQDQVDALRALGVRAGFMNSTQDFDERRMVEAEFLAGELDLLYLAPERLRVGSTLDLLSRGKISLFAIDEAHCVSQWGHDFRPDYLALSMLGERWPDVPRIALTATATHATHQEITERLNMPTARHFVASFDRPNIQYRIVPKADPKKQLLSFLREEHAGDAGIVYCLSRNSVEKTAEFLSRNGVEAVPYHAGLDAGTRAAHQSRFLREDGLVVVATIAFGMGIDKPDVRFVAHLDLPKSVEGYYQETGRAGRDGLPSTAWMAYGLNDVIQQRKLIQSGEGDEAFRRRAQAHLDSMLALCETAQCRRGQLLAYFGQDPDPSGCGNCDTCLTPPETWDGTVAAQKALSTVVRLQRERGQKFGAVQIVDILLGKRTGKVIQFDHDQLSVFGIGEELTEGEWRGVIRQLLAQGLLAVEGEYGTLVLTEASGAVLRRERDVPLRKEPKKPVTSRSGSSSSGSGRGERKAKAVAAELPEELLPAFEALRAWRAEQAREQGVPAYVIFHDATLREIASVWPTSVGELGGISGVGEKKLATYGEGVLEVLGSLGGPAGSAPAGDPPPARTAPGQEAAHPAGQDAGEPDHWPEMDEEPEPDDWI, translated from the coding sequence ATGACGGAACTGGACGCGGTGACCGGGACGGGGGCTACCGGGACCGGGATGACCGGCACCGGAGCCGGGACCGGCGCGGGCCGCGGCCCCGCCGGGCCCCTCGGCGCCGACGCGAGCGAGGCGCTGGCCGCGCTGCACCGGGTCTTCGGCTACGACGCCTTCCGCGGCGAGCAGGAAGCGGTCATCGAGCATGTGGTGGCGGGCGGCGACGCCGTCGTGCTCATGCCGACCGGCGGCGGCAAGTCGCTGTGCTATCAGATCCCGTCCCTGGTGCGGCCGGGCACCGGCGTGGTCGTCTCCCCGCTGATCGCCCTGATGCAGGACCAGGTGGACGCACTGCGGGCGCTGGGCGTGCGCGCCGGGTTCATGAACTCCACGCAGGACTTCGACGAGCGGCGGATGGTGGAGGCCGAGTTCCTCGCCGGCGAGCTGGACCTGCTGTACCTCGCCCCGGAGCGGCTGCGGGTGGGGAGCACGCTCGATCTGCTCTCCCGCGGCAAGATCTCCCTCTTCGCGATCGACGAGGCGCACTGCGTCTCCCAGTGGGGCCACGACTTCCGGCCCGACTACCTGGCGCTGTCCATGCTCGGCGAGCGGTGGCCGGACGTGCCGCGCATCGCGCTGACGGCGACGGCCACGCACGCGACGCACCAGGAGATCACCGAGCGGCTGAACATGCCGACGGCCCGCCACTTCGTGGCGAGCTTCGACCGGCCCAACATCCAGTACCGGATCGTGCCCAAGGCCGACCCGAAGAAGCAGCTGCTGAGCTTCCTGCGCGAGGAGCACGCGGGCGACGCGGGCATCGTCTACTGCCTGTCGCGCAACTCGGTGGAGAAGACCGCCGAGTTCCTCAGCCGCAACGGCGTCGAGGCGGTGCCGTACCACGCGGGCCTGGACGCGGGCACGCGCGCGGCCCACCAGTCCCGCTTCCTGCGGGAGGACGGACTGGTCGTGGTGGCGACCATCGCCTTCGGCATGGGCATCGACAAGCCGGACGTCCGCTTCGTCGCCCACCTCGACCTGCCCAAGTCGGTCGAGGGCTACTACCAGGAGACGGGCCGGGCCGGCCGTGACGGGCTGCCCTCGACGGCCTGGATGGCCTACGGGCTGAACGACGTCATACAGCAGCGCAAGCTGATCCAGTCCGGCGAGGGCGACGAGGCCTTCCGGCGCCGGGCCCAGGCCCACCTGGACTCGATGCTGGCGCTGTGCGAGACGGCCCAGTGCCGCCGGGGCCAGCTCCTCGCCTACTTCGGCCAGGACCCGGACCCGTCCGGCTGCGGCAACTGCGACACGTGCCTGACCCCGCCGGAGACCTGGGACGGCACCGTCGCGGCGCAGAAGGCCCTGTCCACGGTGGTCCGGCTGCAGCGCGAGCGCGGGCAGAAGTTCGGCGCGGTGCAGATCGTCGACATCCTGCTGGGGAAGCGCACCGGCAAGGTCATCCAGTTCGACCACGACCAGCTGTCCGTGTTCGGCATCGGCGAGGAGCTCACCGAGGGCGAATGGCGGGGTGTCATTCGCCAGTTGCTCGCCCAGGGGCTGCTCGCGGTGGAGGGCGAGTACGGCACGCTGGTGCTGACCGAGGCGAGCGGGGCGGTGCTGCGGCGGGAGCGGGACGTGCCGCTGCGCAAGGAGCCGAAGAAGCCGGTGACCTCTCGGTCGGGGTCCTCGTCCTCCGGCTCCGGGCGGGGCGAGCGCAAGGCCAAGGCTGTCGCCGCCGAACTGCCCGAGGAACTGCTGCCGGCCTTCGAGGCACTGCGCGCCTGGCGCGCCGAGCAGGCCCGCGAGCAGGGCGTCCCGGCGTATGTGATCTTCCACGACGCCACGCTGCGGGAGATCGCCTCGGTGTGGCCGACGTCGGTGGGGGAGCTCGGCGGGATCAGCGGGGTCGGTGAGAAGAAGCTGGCGACGTACGGCGAGGGTGTGCTGGAGGTGCTCGGCTCGCTGGGTGGGCCGGCGGGCTCCGCTCCCGCGGGCGACCCGCCCCCGGCCCGGACAGCGCCCGGCCAGGAGGCGGCCCACCCGGCCGGTCAGGACGCGGGCGAGCCGGACCACTGGCCGGAGATGGACGAGGAGCCGGAGCCCGACGACTGGATATAG
- a CDS encoding ABC transporter permease, translated as MKRYALRVVSLAAALGLWQALTSLNIDLWLRFSQFPTVTDVARTFAARVSGPDYWTDLTDSLTRILTGFLLAAVLGVATGVLVARSRLAEDLLGPVLEVIRPIPAIALVPVAILLFPSNEQGIVFITCTAAFFPVLVSTRHAVRALTPVWEEAVRTMGGGRWRILGSVVLPGALPGVFGGLSVGIGVSWICVISAEMISGQYGVGYRTWQDYTVVDYPGVFVGMVTIGVLGWLTSTAVELLGRRLTRWLPRTAYVPGARPPRHDRSVTPAPAAPAEVPGGARSEEARDEHLV; from the coding sequence GTGAAGCGGTACGCGCTTCGCGTGGTGTCGCTTGCCGCCGCGCTGGGGCTGTGGCAGGCGCTGACCAGCCTGAACATCGACCTGTGGCTGCGCTTCTCGCAGTTCCCGACGGTCACCGACGTGGCCCGGACCTTCGCCGCCCGGGTGTCCGGGCCGGACTACTGGACGGACCTCACCGACAGCCTCACCCGGATCCTCACCGGTTTCCTGCTGGCCGCCGTCCTCGGTGTGGCCACGGGCGTGCTCGTGGCGCGCTCGCGTCTCGCCGAGGACCTGCTCGGTCCGGTGCTGGAGGTGATCCGGCCGATCCCGGCCATCGCCCTGGTCCCCGTCGCGATCCTGCTGTTCCCCTCCAACGAGCAGGGCATCGTCTTCATCACCTGCACCGCCGCCTTCTTCCCCGTCCTGGTCTCCACCCGGCACGCGGTGCGCGCCCTGACCCCGGTGTGGGAGGAGGCCGTGCGCACCATGGGCGGCGGCCGGTGGCGGATCCTCGGCTCGGTCGTGCTGCCGGGCGCGCTGCCCGGTGTGTTCGGCGGCCTGTCCGTCGGCATCGGCGTCTCGTGGATCTGTGTGATCTCCGCCGAGATGATCTCCGGCCAGTACGGCGTGGGGTACCGCACCTGGCAGGACTACACGGTCGTCGACTACCCCGGCGTGTTCGTCGGCATGGTCACCATCGGCGTCCTCGGCTGGCTCACCTCCACGGCCGTGGAACTCCTGGGCCGCCGCCTCACCCGTTGGCTGCCCCGCACCGCGTACGTGCCCGGGGCCCGGCCGCCCCGGCACGACCGGTCCGTGACACCGGCACCGGCCGCCCCCGCCGAGGTCCCCGGAGGGGCCCGATCCGAGGAGGCACGCGATGAGCACCTCGTCTGA
- a CDS encoding GntR family transcriptional regulator has translation MPSDRIRDHAGQGAATTVAAHRARRRLRADRARQLADLLRRLLLTGAFPDGVLPHESTLAAEYGASRNTVREALDLLRAEGLVERQPGVGTVVVAHKYPHGLDRLMGLAETLREHGQVTNEVRTMGPSPAPAPVADRLRLAPGTDVLYIERLRRLGGLPLSLDLTYIPLDIGTELLGADLENTDVFRLLEAVTGQRLGHAEITLEAVSADTHSAAVLEAPRGAAVLMLERLTHLADGRPVDLEFIRFRGDRITMSGLLHRTR, from the coding sequence ATGCCCAGTGACCGCATCCGAGACCACGCCGGACAGGGAGCCGCGACCACCGTCGCCGCCCACCGCGCGCGGCGACGGCTGCGCGCCGACCGGGCCCGGCAACTGGCCGACCTGCTCCGCCGATTGCTGCTCACCGGCGCCTTCCCCGACGGTGTCCTCCCCCACGAGTCGACCCTCGCCGCCGAGTACGGCGCCAGCCGCAACACGGTCCGCGAGGCTCTCGACCTGCTGCGGGCCGAGGGCCTCGTGGAGCGCCAGCCCGGCGTCGGCACCGTGGTCGTGGCCCACAAGTACCCCCACGGCCTCGACCGCCTGATGGGCCTCGCGGAAACCCTCCGCGAACACGGGCAGGTCACCAACGAGGTCCGCACCATGGGCCCCTCCCCGGCACCCGCACCCGTCGCCGACCGCCTCCGGCTCGCGCCCGGCACCGACGTCCTCTACATCGAACGCCTGCGCAGGCTCGGCGGTCTGCCCCTGTCCCTCGACCTCACCTACATCCCCCTCGACATCGGCACCGAACTGCTCGGCGCCGACCTGGAGAACACCGACGTCTTCCGCCTCCTGGAAGCCGTCACCGGCCAGCGCCTCGGCCATGCCGAGATCACCCTGGAAGCGGTCAGCGCGGACACCCACTCGGCCGCCGTGCTCGAGGCCCCGCGCGGCGCCGCCGTTCTCATGCTGGAACGCCTCACCCACCTCGCGGACGGCCGCCCGGTCGACCTGGAGTTCATCCGTTTCCGCGGCGACCGCATCACCATGAGCGGCCTGCTGCACCGGACCCGGTAA